GCTGACGGCTCGCTCGCCTTTCGTTGCGCGGGCCCGGGACACCGCTCCTCCCGGGCCGTGACCGCCGGGGACTCCCCATCCCGCCGGTTCCGCCGGACGCGAGAGAATTCTGGGAGGTACGTACATGTCCGGGACGCCCACGGCCGCCGCACCGCGCCGTCGGGACGCCGGGGCCGGTGCACACCGCTGGGTCGTCCTCGTGGTCCTCTGCGTCAGCCTGCTGCTCGTCGCCGTCGACGCCACCGTGCTGCACGTGGCGGTGCCCGCCGTCACCGAGGACATCAAGCCGAGCGCCATGGAGCTGCTCTGGATCGTCGACGTCTACCCGCTGGTCTGCGCCTCCCTGCTGATCCTCTTCGGCACGCTCGGCGACCGGGTCGGCCGCAGACGGATCCTCCTCCTCGGCTACGCCCTCTTCGGCGTCGCCTCCGCCCTCGCCGCCTGCGCCGACAGTCCCCAGGTGCTGATCGCCGCCCGCGCCCTGCTCGGCGTCGGCGGCGCGATGATCATGCCCGCCACGCTGTCGATCCTGCGGCAGGTCTTTCCCGACCGCCGCGAACGGGCGCTCGCCATCGGCATCTGGAGCGCGGTCGCCGCCGTGGGCGCGGCCGTCGGACCCCTCCTCGGCGGGTTCCTGCTGGAGCACTTCTGGTGGGGCTCGGTCTTCCTCGTCAACATCCCGCTGATGCTGGTCAGCCTGCCGATCGGACGTCTGCTGCTCCCCGAGTCGACGGGCGACCGCGACGGCCCCTGGGACGTGGTGGGTGCCCTGATGGCCGCGGTCGGTCTCTTCGGCGTCGTCTTCGGTGTCAAGCGGCTCGGCGGCGGCCACCCGCCGCTCGACCCGGGCACCGCGCTCGCGCTCCTCGGCGGCGGCGCCCTGCTGATCGCGTTCGTACGACGCCAGCGGCGCCGGAAGCATCCACTGGTCGACCTGCGGATGTTCGCGCGGCCCGCCTTCAGCACCTCCGTCGGCTGCATCGTCCTCGCGATGCTCGCGCTGGTGGGGCTCGAACTGATCGCCGCGCAGTATCTGCAACTGGTCCTCGGTCTGTCCCCGCTGGAGACGGGGCTGCGACTGCTGCCGCTGACCGTCGCCGCGATGGCCGCCGGACTCGTCGGCTCCCACCTGCTGCACCGCTTCGGGCCGCGCCGCATGGTGTCCCTCGGCTTCTGCCTCACCGCCTTCGCGGTCGTGCTGCTGACCGCGATGGGACGCCACGACAACGCGGGGCTGCTGCTCGCCGGGTTCGTGCTGCTGGGCTTCGGCCTGGAGACGACCCTGTTCGGGGCGTACGAGTCGATGCTGAGCGAGGCGCCCGCGTCGTCGGCGGGCGGGGCGGCGGCGATCGGTGAGACCTCCTACCAGCTCGGCGCCGGCATCGGGATCGCGCTCCTCGGCAGTGTGATGAACGCGGCGTACGCGCCCGGGTTGTCGTCGGTGCCGGGGGTGCCCGGTTCGGCCTCCCAGGCCGCAGGGCACTCGCTGGGCGAGGCGTACGAGGTCGCCGACCGGTTGGGTGGCTCCTCGGGTGAGGCCCTGCGGCAGGCCGCCCGCGACTCCTTCGTCCACGGGCTGCACGTGACGCTGCTGGTGAGCGCGGCGCTGCTCGTCCTCGGCGCGGTGATGGCCCTGCGGCTGCCCCGGGGCATGGAGTGCTCGGGCCCGGCGGAGGTGCCGGGACCGCGGGAGGCTTCCGGGGCGACGCCGGCGCGCGCGGAGTCGCTGCGCTGAGCCGCGCTCGGCTGTGCCGAGGGGCTGGGCCCCGTGCGACGAGTGGGTACGGTGGTTAGCGTCGCTAGTTTTGTGAGCCGGAGGTGCACCCCATGAGCTTCGACCCCACCGATCTCCTCGGTCTCGACGATCTGCTCGACCCCGAGGATCTCGCCGTGCGGGACACCGTGCGCAGTTGGGCGAGGGACCGGGTGCTGCCGTATGTGGCCGAATGGTACGAGCGGGGGGAACTGTCCCAGATCCGTGAGCTGGCGCGCGAGTTGGGGGCGATCGGGGCCCTCGGGATGTCGCTGCGGGGATACGGGTGCGCGGGTGCCGGCGCGGTGCAGTACGGGCTCGCCTGTCTGGAGCTGGAGGCCGCGGACTCGGGGATCCGGTCGCTCGTGTCCGTGCAGGGGTCGCTCGCGATGTACGCGATCCACCGGTTCGGCAGCGAGGAGCAGCGGCAGACCTGGCTGCCGCGCATGGCCTCCGGTGAGGTCATCGGATGCTTCGGGCTGACCGAACCCGACCACGGGTCCGACCCGGCGTCGATGCGTACGTTCGCCAAGAGGGACGGCTCCGACTGGGTCCTCACCGGGCGGAAGATGTGGATCACCAACGGGTCCGTCGCCGGGGTCGCCGTGGTGTGGGCGCAGACCGAGGAGGGGGTGCGGGGCTTCGTCGTGCCCACCGACACGGACGGTTTCTCCGCGCCGGAGATCAAGCACAAGTGGTCCCTGCGTGCCTCCGTCACCAGTGAACTCGTCCTGGACGACGTGCGGTTGCCCGCCGACGCCGTACTGCCGGACGTAACCGGGCTGAAAGGCCCGCTGAGTTGTCTTTCGCACGCCCGCTACGGAATCGTGTGGGGCTCGATGGGTGCCGCGCGGACCTGTTTCGAGGCGGCCGTCGAATACGCGAAGACACGGGAGCAGTTCGGGAAGCCGATCGGGGCATTCCAGCTCACCCAGGCCAAACTCGCCGACATGGCGGTCGAGTTGCACAAGGGGATTCTGCTCGCCCACCATCTGGGGCGGCGGATGGACGCGGGACGGCTCCGTCCCGAGCAGATCAGCTTCGGCAAGCTGAACAACGTCCGTGAGGCGATCGAGATCTGCCGTACCGCCCGCACGATTCTCGGCGCGAACGGGATCTCCCTGGAGTACCCGGTGATGCGGCACGCGACGAACCTGGAGTCCGTGCTCACCTACGAGGGCACCGTCGAGATGCACCAACTGGTGCTGGGCAAGGCGCTCACCGGTCTTGACGCCTTCCGGTGAGCCGCGTCGGGTGACCCGGACACCGCAAGGACGGGCCGGCGAGCGGCCCTGCCTCAGCTCTGGTTGAAGAAGCCGTCCACCGGACGGCTCGCGACCTCGCCGCTGACGATCTCCGTGTCGGCGGGGGTCAGCAGGAACACGCGGTTCGACACGCGCTCGATCGATCCGCGCAGACCGAAGATCAGACCGGCCGCGAAGTCGACGACACGCTTGGCGTCGGCGGGCTCCATGTTCGTGAGGTTCATGATCACCGGGACGCCGTCCCGGAAGAGCTCGCCGATGTGCCGGGCGTCACGGAAGCTGTCCGGCGTGACCGTGCCGATCCGGCGGCCGTGCTCATGCGCAGACTCGGACGCGACCTTGACACGAGGGTCGGTGACCCAGGCCTCGCCGGAGCCGGACTCCCGCTCATCGGCGTAGTCGTCGTCGTAGTAACGCTCGTCATCGTTGTCGTCGACGAGGCCAAGCCAGGCACTCGCCTTGCGCACCGATCCCATGGACGCCTCCTCTCGCAGCGGTCTTTCGTGCTTTCCGCATCCCTATCGTCGTCCATGATGCGGATGTCTCGCCAAGTGGATAGACGCCGCACGGGGGTTTCGTGACGGTACTGGTGCAGAACGAATTCGTCGAGAGTCCATGTGCCCCAAGGGCTCCGCTGTACACACTCGCTGACAGGGAGTGAAATAATATTGTTCACGGCGTTTGGGTGAGTCCTACTGCGTCCGGGTGAACGTTCCGGCAGCTACGATGCGGCGACGCCGACAGGCGTGCGGAGGCACCGGGAGACACGGGGGAGTGTCGTGTTCGGAATAGTGAGGCCCTGTAGCCATCGGCTGGGCGAGGGGCTGCGGACGCAGTGGATGGCGCATCTGTGCGGGCTCTGTCTCGCGCTGCGCGGAGATCACGGGCAGTTCGCTCGAATCGTCACCAATTATGACGGTTTGCTGGTCTCGGTTCTGACGGAGGCTCAGGCCGAGCGCGGCACCGACTGGCGGCGTACCGCCGGGCCCTGTCCGCTGCGCGGGATGCGTACCGCCTCCGTCGCACAGGGCGAGGGCGCGCGGCTCGCCGCCGCCGTCTCCCTGGTGCTCGCCTCTGCCAAGGTGCGTGACCATGTCGCCGATGGGGATGGACTGCTCGCGCGCAAGCCGGTGGCGCACGCCGCGCGCCGGATCGCGACGAACTGGGGGCGCGCGGGGGCGCGTACGGGATCGGACATCGGGTTCGACACGGCGGTGCTGGTCGACGCCGTGGACCGCCAGCTCGGTATCGAGGCGCTCGCCGGTCCCGGCACCCCGCTGCTGACGGTCACCGAACCGACCGAGACGGCGACCGCGGCGGCGTTCGCGCACACCGCGATCCTGGCCGGTCGGCCGGGCAACGCCGAACCGCTCGCCGAGGCGGGACGCCTCTTCGGGCGGCTCGCCCATCTGCTGGACGCGGTGGAGGACCGGGCCGCCGACGCCGCCGCCGGCGCGTGGAACCCGCTGACCGCCACGGGCACCTCCCTCACCGAGGCCCGACGGCTTGCCGACGACGCCCTGCACGGCATCCGCCTCGCCCTGCGCGAGGCCGATTTCGTGGACGGCAAGCTGGCCCATCTGCTTCTCGTCCACGAACTGCGCAGGTCGGTGGAGCGCGCGTTCGGAACCGTGCCGGTGTGCTCGGCGCATCAGCAGGGCGGGGCGCATCAGCAGGGCGGGGCGCCGATGCCGGGCAATCCGTACGCGGGCGGCGCCGGTGACCCGTACGCCGGGGGCGGGGGGAATCCGTACGTCGGCGGTGGAGGGAATCCGTTCGGTGGTGGTGGCGCGGGCTACGGCGGTGGCGGGGGCGGTGGTTTCGGTGGGGCGCCCGCGCCGCAGCCGCCGCGGCGGCGCGGGTTCTGGGCGGGGTGCGGGATGTTCACGCTGCTGTGCTGCACCTGTCAGATGTGTTGCGCGAAGGAGTACGAGGGCCCCTGGTCCCGGAAGAAGCGCGAGGGCATCTGCCGGGACTGCGACTGCTGCGACGCATGCGAGTGCTGTGGCTGTGACTGCTGAGAGGACAGCCGCGCGGGACCGGGCAACAGGGGAACGCGAGGGGAGGGGCGCGTGTGCGAAGGCCGAGGGAAAAACGCGAACGGCGCCCCTCGGAACCGGGGCGCGCAGTGGGGCTCAGCTCAACAGGAGGAGGACCACACTCGACCGAAGTCGATGTGGGAGCGCTTGACCAGCCACTGCTGCGGATGCATGGGCCAAGTGGAACAGGCATCCGAAGACGCGTCAACCGACTTGAGACGTGGGGCTCATAGTTCGGACACCCTTGACAGTGAAGGGGAAAGGCCGCCGTACTCTCGGCGCAGACCGCTGCTGAGGGGCTCGGTCGCCCGCGTCCGTGTCACCGGACGCGCTCGTGTGAAGGCACCCGTGTTCGACTCGGATTCACGGAGCCTTTCGCATGCCGTCTGCCTCTTCCTCCCACCCCTCTCACCCCTCTCATCCCTCCCTGTCCTTCTTGCGCCCGTCCCTGGTGATCGTCGGGGCCGGGCCCCGCGGCACCGGGCTGGTCGAGCGGATCGCCGCCAACGCCGGTGCGCTCTACGCGGGCGCGGGCTTCGGCATCCATCTCGTCGATCCCCATCCGCCGGGCGCCGGGCGTATCTGGCGTGCGGAGCAGTCGCCGTTGCCGTGGATGAACTCGTGGGCCGAGGACGTCACGATGTTCACCGACGAGACGGTGAGCATGGCGGGGCCCGTACGGGAGGGGTCCACCCTGCATGAGTGGGCGGGCCTCGACGGGCGGGTCTTCCCGGACCGGCGGACCCAGGGCGAGTATCTGCGCTGGGTGCACGAGAGCGCGGTGGCCGACCTGCCCGAGGAGGTCACCGTCCACCATCATCCGCGGCGGGCGCTACGGGTGACCGGTCTGCCCGAAGGGCGTCAGCAGGTGTGGCTGGAGGGGCGCCCCCGTCCGCTGGACGCGGACCTCGTCGTCTTCGCGCTCGGCCATCTTGACGCCGAACTCGAGTCCCCGTCGAGCCGCGCCGTGACCTGGAGCGACTCGTCAACGGGACGGTGGCGCTGCTCCAGCACCGGGGACTGTTCCGCACCTTCTACCCGGGCAGCACGCTCCGCGAGCACCTGGGCCTCGACCGGCCCGCCCACCGGCCCGTCGTGACAGGGGGAGCGTCATGACACACCGCCGCACGGGAGCGGCTTGCCAAGTACGGGCCGTGCTCGAGGCCTTCCAAGACCCCGGGTGGCGGAACCGAACGGCCGAACGGCCCAACGCATCATTTCCGGACACCCCCGGGCGGTGGACCCTGGTACTCCGACCGGGCGCCTCGGGCGGTGGCCTCCACCGCGGCCGACGATAGTGGTGATCGTAGCTTCCGGGCCCTGCGGCCTGCTCCGACGACCCGTCAGCCGATCCCTCCGGGAGCCGATAAGGATTCACACAGAACCCGCACATATGGCCTGGTGGGATCAACTGGCATGGAGGGCGCGCCAGTTGGATTCCGAGAGGCCGAAAGGCACCCTTGCGTGGGTCGGCGGTACGGCCGAATACTTCCCCCCAGCGCCTTGTCAGGGACACGGCGTGTCCGGAATCCGGACCGACGCCCCTGATCTGCGCCTCACGGGCCCCGACCCCACGCGGGCCCCCGACTTCCCTTTGGAGGGAACGAACAGTGAGGATCAAGCGCACCACCCCCCGCAGCGGCATAGCGAGACGGACCCGGCTGATCGCCGTGACCGCCGGACTCGCGGCCGCAGCCGCCGTCACGGTCCCCACCGCCAACGCGGCAGGCACCCAGACGTTCAGCGCCTCCGAGCTCAAGAGCGCCAGCTCATCGGTGCTCAAGGCTGACATCCCGGGTACCGCCTGGGCGATCGACCCGGCGACGGACAAGGTTGTCGTCACCATCGACAGCACCGTCTCCCAGGGCGAGCTCGCGCAGATCAAGGAGGCGGCGGGCGAGAACGCCGGCGCCCTGACGATCAAGCGGACCCCGGGCAAGTTCAACAAGCTGATCAAGGGCGGCGACGCCATCTATGCGAGTAGCTGGCGCTGTTCCCTGGGCTTCAACGTCCGCAGCGGGAGCACGTACTACTTCGTGACGGCCGGTCACTGCACCGACGGCGCGGGCACCTGGTACTCCAACTCCGGCCGCACCACGGTCCTCGGCCCGACCGCCGGGTCGAGCTTCCCGACCAACGACTACGGCCTCGTGCGCTACAGCAACACGTCCATCGCCAAGGACGGCACCGCGGGCAGCGTGGACATCACCAGCGCGGCCACCCCGAGCGTGGGCACCAACGTCATCCGCACCGGCTCCACCACCGGTACCCGTACCGGACGTGTGACCGCTCTCAACGCGACCGTGAACTACGGTGGCGGCGACATCGTCTACGGCATGATCCAGACCACGGTCTGCGCCGAGCCCGGCGACTCCGGCGGCCCGCTCTACGGCAGCAACGGCGTCGCGTACGGTCTCACCTCCGGCGGCAGCGGCAACTGCACCTCCGGTGGCACGACCTTCTTCCAGCCGGTCACCGAGGCCCTGAGCGCGTACGGCGTCTCGGTCTACTAGGTCGGCGGATCGACAGGCCGGCGGATCTACAGGTCGGCCGATCTGCAGATCTACAGATCGACAGGTCGAGTGGGAGTCGGCGTACTTCCCCCGGGGCCGACTCACCACCCGGCCGCAGCAGGCGACAGGCGAGCCCCCGCACACCATGTGTGCGGGGGCTCGCCCTCGTTCCGGCGAAGGGGCGTCAACGGGGGGGCGATCCGTGGCCCTGTTCACGAAGGGCCGTAGGCGCCTTCAGGGGCGCGGGGAACTGCGCGAGAAGCCCCACCGGCTCACCGGCTCACCGGCCTCGCGGCTCACCGGCCTCGCGGCCCACCGGCCTCGCGGACCCGGGCTGAGGGTCGAAGGGGTGCGGGCCCGAGAGTCGATGCGGAAGCAACTCCAGCCCCGCGAGGCCCGTTTGTATCCGGACCGTCTAGAGCGTTTTTCAGACAGGACTAGACCTCACCCGTTGCTGACGAGGTCATTGCTTCCCGTGTTTGCAGTGCGAATTCCTGTGACCGTCAGGTGGGGCGTTACCAGACGGTAATGACATAGGGGGCGCGCACCCTCGTTGTGTGCTCGGCCTGAAGTCGACCTTGTGTGCTCCCTGTGCGCCTAGGAATAGTTGTCGCCGCACAGTTGGCATGGACGCGGCGTTTTTACAGCCTGTCGCCTCCTTGCCCGAACGCCTTCCGGTCGAACGGGGCCCCCACGCCCTCTCGGCCAACCCCCCCACAGGAGGACGCGAGTTGAAGCATCGACGCATACCCGGGCGCCGTGCCGTCGTGACGGGTGCGGGCATCGCCGCACTGGTCGCCGCGGGAGTGACCTTCCAGACTGCGAACGCGAGTGAGACCGCGCCGGCCCCCGAGCCGAAAGCGCTCTCCATCACGGCGGCCGGAAAGCTCGCCCTGACCCTCGACGCCGACCTCGGCGCCGACGCGG
The DNA window shown above is from Streptomyces akebiae and carries:
- a CDS encoding DUF5685 family protein translates to MFGIVRPCSHRLGEGLRTQWMAHLCGLCLALRGDHGQFARIVTNYDGLLVSVLTEAQAERGTDWRRTAGPCPLRGMRTASVAQGEGARLAAAVSLVLASAKVRDHVADGDGLLARKPVAHAARRIATNWGRAGARTGSDIGFDTAVLVDAVDRQLGIEALAGPGTPLLTVTEPTETATAAAFAHTAILAGRPGNAEPLAEAGRLFGRLAHLLDAVEDRAADAAAGAWNPLTATGTSLTEARRLADDALHGIRLALREADFVDGKLAHLLLVHELRRSVERAFGTVPVCSAHQQGGAHQQGGAPMPGNPYAGGAGDPYAGGGGNPYVGGGGNPFGGGGAGYGGGGGGGFGGAPAPQPPRRRGFWAGCGMFTLLCCTCQMCCAKEYEGPWSRKKREGICRDCDCCDACECCGCDC
- a CDS encoding cell division protein SepF produces the protein MGSVRKASAWLGLVDDNDDERYYDDDYADERESGSGEAWVTDPRVKVASESAHEHGRRIGTVTPDSFRDARHIGELFRDGVPVIMNLTNMEPADAKRVVDFAAGLIFGLRGSIERVSNRVFLLTPADTEIVSGEVASRPVDGFFNQS
- a CDS encoding MFS transporter; amino-acid sequence: MSGTPTAAAPRRRDAGAGAHRWVVLVVLCVSLLLVAVDATVLHVAVPAVTEDIKPSAMELLWIVDVYPLVCASLLILFGTLGDRVGRRRILLLGYALFGVASALAACADSPQVLIAARALLGVGGAMIMPATLSILRQVFPDRRERALAIGIWSAVAAVGAAVGPLLGGFLLEHFWWGSVFLVNIPLMLVSLPIGRLLLPESTGDRDGPWDVVGALMAAVGLFGVVFGVKRLGGGHPPLDPGTALALLGGGALLIAFVRRQRRRKHPLVDLRMFARPAFSTSVGCIVLAMLALVGLELIAAQYLQLVLGLSPLETGLRLLPLTVAAMAAGLVGSHLLHRFGPRRMVSLGFCLTAFAVVLLTAMGRHDNAGLLLAGFVLLGFGLETTLFGAYESMLSEAPASSAGGAAAIGETSYQLGAGIGIALLGSVMNAAYAPGLSSVPGVPGSASQAAGHSLGEAYEVADRLGGSSGEALRQAARDSFVHGLHVTLLVSAALLVLGAVMALRLPRGMECSGPAEVPGPREASGATPARAESLR
- a CDS encoding S1 family peptidase → MRIKRTTPRSGIARRTRLIAVTAGLAAAAAVTVPTANAAGTQTFSASELKSASSSVLKADIPGTAWAIDPATDKVVVTIDSTVSQGELAQIKEAAGENAGALTIKRTPGKFNKLIKGGDAIYASSWRCSLGFNVRSGSTYYFVTAGHCTDGAGTWYSNSGRTTVLGPTAGSSFPTNDYGLVRYSNTSIAKDGTAGSVDITSAATPSVGTNVIRTGSTTGTRTGRVTALNATVNYGGGDIVYGMIQTTVCAEPGDSGGPLYGSNGVAYGLTSGGSGNCTSGGTTFFQPVTEALSAYGVSVY
- a CDS encoding acyl-CoA dehydrogenase family protein; its protein translation is MSFDPTDLLGLDDLLDPEDLAVRDTVRSWARDRVLPYVAEWYERGELSQIRELARELGAIGALGMSLRGYGCAGAGAVQYGLACLELEAADSGIRSLVSVQGSLAMYAIHRFGSEEQRQTWLPRMASGEVIGCFGLTEPDHGSDPASMRTFAKRDGSDWVLTGRKMWITNGSVAGVAVVWAQTEEGVRGFVVPTDTDGFSAPEIKHKWSLRASVTSELVLDDVRLPADAVLPDVTGLKGPLSCLSHARYGIVWGSMGAARTCFEAAVEYAKTREQFGKPIGAFQLTQAKLADMAVELHKGILLAHHLGRRMDAGRLRPEQISFGKLNNVREAIEICRTARTILGANGISLEYPVMRHATNLESVLTYEGTVEMHQLVLGKALTGLDAFR